The candidate division WOR-3 bacterium sequence TATGAACTCCCAGTTAATCAAGATGGAGGCATTGACCTATGGCTTTGTTGAAGGGATTGCCCTTGATGTCTACGGCTTTGTCTCTGAGGGCTCGGGTGAGAACCTGTTTGTTGTCCGCAACGGCACCATCTTCACCCCGCCCTTGCACGCCACGATTTTGCCCGGCATCACCCGCGACACCATCATCACCCTTGCCCGGGATTTGGGCTATGAGGTAAAGGAGACGATGATGCTGCGCGAGATGCTCTACCTTGCCGATGAACTGTTCTTCACCGGCAGTGCGGCTGAGGTGACGCCCATCCGCTCGGTTGACCGGATTGTCATTGGCGATGGCAGGTGCGGACCCGTGACCAAGAGACTGCAACAGGAGTTTTTTGCCATCATTGAACTGAAAAGGGAAGACAGGTACGGCTGGCTCACATTTGTCTAATGAAGGTTGCGCTTGGTAGTGACCATCGCGGCTTTGCCTTAAAGGAAAAACTCAAACCCTATCTTGAAAGATTGGGATACAAAACCATTGACAAGGGAACCTTCTCAAAAGAACGGAGTGATTATCCCGACTTTGCCTTCCTTGTCGCCGAGGCGGTTCAAAAGGGCAAGGCAGACCTGGGCATCTTAATCTGTGCAACCGGCATCGGGATGTCCATTGCCGCCAACAAGGTCAAGGGTATCCGAGCAGGGCTCTGCCTAAACACCAGGATGGCGCGCCTCTGCCGTGAGCACAACAACGCCAATGTCCTCTGTTTAGGTGCAGATTTGCTCACAGTCGCACAGGCAAAAAGAATTGTCCGGGTTTTTCTTGAAGCCAAGTTTGCCGGTGGTAGGCACAGCCGCAGACTGAAAAAAATCGCCTCCTACGAACAAAGTTCGTAGTTCGTAGTTTAGGGTTGGCAGTTCGGAT is a genomic window containing:
- the rpiB gene encoding ribose 5-phosphate isomerase B, whose protein sequence is MKVALGSDHRGFALKEKLKPYLERLGYKTIDKGTFSKERSDYPDFAFLVAEAVQKGKADLGILICATGIGMSIAANKVKGIRAGLCLNTRMARLCREHNNANVLCLGADLLTVAQAKRIVRVFLEAKFAGGRHSRRLKKIASYEQSS